In the Haloferula helveola genome, one interval contains:
- the cysE gene encoding serine O-acetyltransferase — MDSKQHSEDARERAKDVRICRSASVDVAEVWERIRDAAAKVHDEEHGLRMLVKGVILDQPCLGSAVGVRLARKLAREDMTREELNPLLAGILREDESLVRSIARDLCAIVERDPACDTPLQPLLFFKGFMAISTYRISHHLWSRDRRDLALYFQSLASEVFGVDIHPAARIGCGILLDHATSFVVGETAIVEDDVSILHEVTLGGTGKQTGNRHPVVRSGVLLGAGAKILGRVEIGEGAKVGAGSVVLADVPPHTTVAGVPAQIVGEAGEDSPALEMDQSLLCRRAQERSS, encoded by the coding sequence ATGGATTCAAAGCAGCACAGCGAAGACGCTCGGGAAAGGGCGAAGGATGTCCGTATCTGCCGGTCGGCATCGGTCGATGTCGCGGAGGTATGGGAGCGGATCCGGGATGCCGCGGCCAAGGTGCACGACGAAGAGCACGGATTGCGGATGCTGGTGAAAGGGGTGATTCTCGATCAGCCGTGCCTTGGTTCGGCGGTTGGAGTGCGTCTGGCGCGGAAGCTCGCCCGGGAGGACATGACCCGGGAGGAGCTGAATCCGCTGCTGGCGGGCATTTTGCGGGAGGACGAATCGCTGGTCCGGAGTATCGCCCGTGATCTCTGCGCGATCGTCGAACGGGATCCGGCCTGCGATACGCCGTTGCAGCCGCTGCTCTTCTTCAAGGGGTTCATGGCGATCTCGACCTATCGCATTTCGCACCATCTGTGGTCGAGGGACCGCCGCGATCTCGCGTTGTATTTCCAAAGTCTCGCCAGTGAGGTGTTCGGCGTGGATATCCATCCGGCAGCCCGGATCGGGTGCGGAATCCTGCTCGACCACGCGACCAGCTTCGTCGTCGGGGAAACCGCGATCGTGGAAGACGATGTCTCGATTCTGCACGAGGTGACGCTCGGGGGCACCGGCAAGCAGACCGGCAACCGGCATCCGGTGGTCCGATCCGGCGTGCTTCTTGGAGCCGGCGCGAAAATCCTGGGACGCGTCGAGATCGGAGAAGGAGCAAAAGTCGGCGCGGGCAGCGTTGTACTTGCGGATGTGCCTCCCCATACCACGGTTGCCGGCGTTCCGGCGCAGATTGTCGGCGAGGCCGGCGAGGATTCGCCGGCGCTCGAAATGGACCAGAGCCTGCTCTGCCGGCGGGCGCAGGAAAGGAGCTCCTGA
- a CDS encoding Rrf2 family transcriptional regulator, translating into MRISQKLEYACRAMAQLARRHDGRTITRLEELAQREAVSANFLVQILNDLRRGQLIESRRGKGGGYLLGRQPDAISLLDIVEAVEPSLLATSTQPEGDCGAAVKRAWESVTTATREQLAAIPLKQLAERGGEPMYYI; encoded by the coding sequence ATGCGTATCTCCCAGAAGCTCGAGTATGCGTGCCGCGCGATGGCGCAGCTCGCCCGCCGCCATGACGGGCGCACGATTACACGCCTTGAGGAGCTTGCGCAACGGGAAGCCGTGTCCGCCAATTTTCTGGTACAGATACTCAATGACCTCCGGCGGGGCCAACTGATTGAGAGCCGCCGCGGCAAGGGCGGCGGATATCTGCTCGGCCGACAACCGGATGCGATCTCGCTGCTCGACATCGTCGAGGCGGTCGAACCGTCGCTGCTCGCGACATCGACGCAGCCGGAAGGCGATTGCGGAGCGGCTGTGAAGCGCGCGTGGGAGTCCGTGACCACCGCCACTCGCGAACAGCTTGCCGCCATTCCCCTCAAACAGCTCGCCGAACGCGGAGGCGAGCCGATGTACTACATCTGA
- a CDS encoding PDZ domain-containing protein translates to MLQTRFGSESPSAAAFVIQGGHEAIGLAVAGKDPKQVQLVGAPSPITQTVVDPVSRLVVFRSSAPLGTGWNLSRQAPAGGVLKLPGAAGSLRIEAQVEEIGGRFLPFTLLRLGHGDGPAPQPGTPLLDASGLVAAVAHRPADEDSIYAIPAEVLNHVLESARTGSVTRGWVGLTLQPGADPPEIGRVVADSPAGRAGVKAGDVLLEINRRRIRDYGDAVNAFYLLRPEVSVQVKVRRGTVDVVMEVTPGRSRD, encoded by the coding sequence ATGTTGCAGACCCGCTTCGGCTCCGAGTCGCCATCCGCCGCTGCGTTCGTGATTCAGGGTGGCCATGAAGCGATCGGTCTCGCGGTGGCCGGGAAAGATCCGAAGCAAGTGCAGCTTGTGGGAGCCCCGAGCCCCATCACGCAAACCGTGGTCGATCCGGTTTCACGACTTGTGGTTTTCCGTTCGAGCGCGCCGCTGGGAACGGGTTGGAATCTTTCCCGTCAGGCTCCCGCGGGCGGTGTGCTCAAGCTTCCCGGTGCGGCTGGCAGCCTGAGAATTGAGGCGCAGGTTGAGGAAATCGGGGGTCGTTTCCTGCCGTTTACCCTGCTGCGTCTCGGTCACGGCGATGGTCCGGCTCCTCAGCCGGGCACTCCTCTTCTCGATGCTTCGGGCTTGGTTGCGGCGGTCGCTCACCGGCCTGCGGACGAGGACTCGATCTATGCGATTCCCGCCGAGGTTCTGAATCATGTGCTGGAGAGCGCCCGCACCGGCTCCGTCACCCGTGGATGGGTCGGTCTGACGCTGCAGCCGGGCGCCGATCCGCCAGAGATTGGCCGGGTGGTAGCGGATTCGCCGGCAGGTAGGGCCGGTGTGAAGGCCGGCGATGTGTTGTTGGAAATCAACCGGCGTCGGATTCGCGACTACGGAGACGCGGTGAACGCCTTCTACCTTCTTCGCCCGGAGGTGTCGGTCCAAGTCAAGGTGCGACGTGGCACGGTCGACGTGGTGATGGAAGTCACGCCGGGCAGGAGCCGGGATTGA
- a CDS encoding sigma-70 family RNA polymerase sigma factor, with amino-acid sequence MIRWTALLLTGAAGRVALGSFTPVPPKMPDDTPRPDPDEDLVTRAQEGDTRAFDALILKYGEKLYGLIYNMTSNKEDTHDLLQDVFARAYHSLPKFKGKSTFYTWIYQIAVNMTLNFLKKRKRRTGLSLNEMDSSVHQDPALVDTGRDADPERQANVHELQKRLNEAMQSLSESHRTVVTLFDVQGLPHAEIAKILKVSVGTVRSRLHYAHQHLQTYLQDFWEQRF; translated from the coding sequence GTGATCCGCTGGACCGCTTTGCTGCTGACAGGGGCCGCCGGGCGTGTAGCCTTGGGCTCGTTCACCCCTGTTCCCCCGAAAATGCCGGATGACACCCCAAGGCCGGATCCGGACGAAGATCTCGTGACGCGCGCCCAAGAGGGCGACACGCGTGCGTTTGACGCGTTGATCCTGAAGTATGGCGAAAAGCTGTACGGCCTGATCTACAACATGACTTCCAACAAGGAGGATACCCACGACCTCCTGCAGGACGTCTTTGCCCGGGCCTATCATTCGCTGCCGAAATTCAAGGGAAAGTCCACGTTCTACACTTGGATTTACCAGATCGCGGTCAACATGACCCTCAACTTCCTCAAAAAACGGAAGCGGCGCACGGGGCTGAGTCTGAACGAGATGGATTCGTCGGTTCACCAGGATCCGGCACTGGTGGATACGGGTCGGGATGCCGACCCGGAGCGGCAGGCGAATGTCCACGAACTGCAGAAAAGATTGAACGAAGCGATGCAGAGCCTGTCTGAATCCCACAGAACGGTGGTGACACTGTTCGACGTGCAGGGCCTGCCACACGCCGAGATCGCGAAGATCCTGAAGGTTTCGGTGGGGACGGTCCGATCACGTCTCCATTATGCCCACCAGCACCTTCAGACCTACTTGCAAGACTTCTGGGAACAGAGATTTTAA